A region of Bacillus cabrialesii DNA encodes the following proteins:
- a CDS encoding TetR/AcrR family transcriptional regulator, giving the protein MAESAEAQVKQALLALLEERDIQHITMKEIAEKAKVSRGTLYLYYEDKFSIIEDVIEDMKEGLGEALYDAFKHMDTLHLNKKRHTVHPTLSFVHEHRSFFGTMMNREHVHRFFKDVFQQDVLLTPVNVNLTPIEQEIYGHYRALYTYAIILYWLNEDADATPEAISQKVWELVSQKRFYWLFGQAVAGERQEDKQIDRRVVRTREALQKALLDVLAEKKDYAAITISDMTRKSNIRRATFYDHYASKEELLQTVIQQSCAEMIEHLTIASRPNELSFEEAEEALAGLLSALDRMPIVHVLNRDWGVPHVIPEMLKALESFYLHQQTNIPAEKKLYAYYVSAMIIGLILYRLDEGKAHAPEVLAREFLQFLDVKKYKVVLL; this is encoded by the coding sequence GTGGCGGAATCTGCTGAAGCTCAAGTGAAACAGGCGCTGCTGGCTTTATTGGAAGAAAGAGATATTCAACACATTACAATGAAAGAAATCGCTGAAAAGGCCAAAGTGAGCCGCGGGACGCTCTACCTTTATTATGAAGACAAGTTCTCCATTATTGAGGATGTGATCGAAGACATGAAGGAAGGGCTGGGCGAAGCGCTCTATGACGCCTTCAAACATATGGACACACTCCATTTAAATAAAAAACGGCACACCGTGCATCCGACTCTGTCCTTTGTCCACGAGCATCGATCCTTTTTTGGCACGATGATGAACAGAGAACATGTTCATCGTTTTTTTAAGGATGTGTTTCAGCAGGATGTTTTGCTAACTCCGGTCAATGTAAATCTGACGCCGATCGAACAGGAGATTTACGGACATTACCGGGCTTTGTACACGTACGCGATTATTCTGTATTGGCTGAATGAGGATGCGGACGCGACTCCGGAAGCCATCAGCCAAAAGGTATGGGAGCTTGTTTCTCAGAAGCGGTTTTATTGGCTGTTTGGACAGGCTGTGGCAGGGGAGCGGCAGGAGGACAAGCAAATCGACAGGCGTGTGGTTCGAACGAGAGAGGCGCTGCAGAAGGCTTTGCTGGACGTATTGGCAGAGAAAAAAGACTACGCGGCCATCACGATTTCTGACATGACCCGGAAAAGCAATATCCGCCGCGCAACCTTTTATGATCACTATGCCAGCAAAGAGGAATTGCTGCAGACCGTGATTCAGCAATCATGTGCGGAGATGATAGAACACCTGACGATTGCCTCACGTCCGAATGAGCTTTCCTTCGAAGAAGCGGAGGAGGCGCTCGCCGGCCTGCTTTCTGCTTTAGACCGCATGCCTATTGTCCATGTGCTCAATCGGGACTGGGGTGTTCCTCATGTGATCCCCGAGATGCTCAAAGCGCTGGAATCATTTTATCTGCATCAGCAAACTAATATTCCTGCGGAGAAAAAGCTTTATGCCTATTATGTATCAGCGATGATTATCGGGCTGATTTTGTATCGGCTTGATGAAGGGAAGGCGCATGCGCCGGAAGTGCTGGCGAGGGAGTTTTTGCAGTTTTTGGATGTGAAGAAGTATAAGGTGGTATTGCTTTGA
- a CDS encoding aldehyde dehydrogenase family protein, with product MEQQIKDDIQRVFQLQKKQQKALRASTAEQRREKLQRFLDSVVAHEEEIIEAIRKDVRKPYHEVKKAEIEGTKKAIRDNMNNLEKWMAPKEVGSSLSPEANGILMYEPKGVTLILGPWNYPFMLTMAPLAASLAAGNSAIVKLSDFTMNTSNIAAKVIRDAFDEKEVAIFEGEVEVATELLDQPFDHIFFTGSTNVGKIVMTAAAKHLASVTLELGGKSPTIIDSEYDLMDAAKKIAVGKFVNAGQTCIAPDYLFIKKDVQDKFAGILQTIVNAGFMEDDHNPDRSKFTQIVNDRNFNRVKDLFDDAIEKGAEVVFGGVFDASDRTISPTVLKNVTPDMKIMQEEIFAPILPMMNYEDIDEVIDYVNDRDKPLALYVFSHNQDLIDNVLQHTTSGNAAINDVVVHFSDVNLPFGGVNTSGIGSYHGVYGFKEFSHEKGVFIQAAK from the coding sequence ATGGAACAGCAAATAAAAGACGACATCCAGCGTGTCTTTCAGCTTCAGAAAAAACAGCAAAAAGCATTGCGGGCATCAACAGCGGAACAGCGCAGAGAAAAGCTTCAGCGCTTTTTAGATTCTGTGGTCGCCCATGAGGAAGAAATCATCGAAGCGATCCGCAAAGACGTCCGCAAACCATATCACGAGGTCAAAAAAGCGGAAATCGAAGGAACAAAAAAAGCGATCCGAGATAATATGAACAACCTAGAAAAATGGATGGCGCCTAAAGAAGTCGGTTCGTCGTTAAGCCCCGAGGCAAATGGGATTCTCATGTACGAGCCAAAAGGCGTAACACTCATCCTCGGCCCGTGGAACTATCCGTTTATGCTGACAATGGCGCCGCTTGCCGCTTCTCTCGCAGCCGGAAACAGCGCGATTGTGAAGCTGTCCGATTTTACGATGAATACGAGCAACATTGCCGCAAAAGTAATCCGAGATGCTTTTGATGAAAAAGAAGTCGCGATTTTTGAAGGAGAGGTTGAGGTGGCAACCGAGCTTCTGGATCAGCCATTCGACCATATTTTCTTCACCGGTAGCACAAATGTCGGAAAAATCGTCATGACAGCGGCTGCCAAACACTTGGCATCTGTCACACTTGAGCTTGGCGGCAAGAGCCCGACAATCATTGACAGTGAATACGATCTCATGGACGCAGCGAAAAAGATCGCCGTCGGCAAATTCGTAAACGCCGGCCAAACCTGCATCGCACCTGATTATCTGTTCATTAAAAAAGATGTGCAGGACAAGTTCGCGGGCATTTTACAAACAATCGTCAACGCAGGATTTATGGAGGATGATCACAATCCGGACCGCAGTAAATTTACGCAGATTGTCAACGACCGCAACTTCAACCGCGTCAAAGACCTGTTCGACGACGCCATCGAAAAAGGGGCGGAAGTCGTGTTCGGCGGCGTATTCGATGCCAGCGATCGCACGATCTCGCCAACCGTTTTGAAAAACGTCACGCCCGACATGAAAATCATGCAGGAGGAAATCTTCGCACCGATCCTGCCAATGATGAATTATGAAGACATTGACGAGGTCATCGATTACGTAAATGATCGTGATAAACCGCTTGCGCTTTATGTATTCAGCCACAACCAAGACCTGATCGACAACGTCCTCCAGCATACAACTTCAGGCAACGCAGCCATTAACGATGTTGTCGTTCACTTCAGTGACGTCAACCTGCCATTCGGCGGCGTCAACACAAGCGGAATTGGCTCCTATCATGGGGTATATGGATTTAAAGAGTTTTCTCATGAGAAGGGTGTATTTATTCAAGCTGCTAAATAA
- a CDS encoding RDD family protein, with the protein MEKPAGFWIRAVASIIDDLIIYFFAFIMIQFNTLIVLPLIDAGSSYMTEGQYKFYMLIFGTIPVIAIIYIFGILYYSLLTSSKMQATLGKKLMGIIVVNQYGERISFWRSFGRFFAYIPSGILYIGYIMAAFPSKLALHDYICGTKVVYKNKNLD; encoded by the coding sequence ATGGAAAAACCAGCTGGATTTTGGATTCGGGCAGTTGCCTCTATTATTGATGATTTGATTATCTATTTTTTTGCTTTTATTATGATCCAATTTAACACCTTAATTGTCCTGCCTCTCATTGATGCAGGAAGCTCCTATATGACAGAAGGTCAATATAAATTTTATATGCTGATATTCGGGACAATCCCTGTTATCGCCATTATATATATCTTCGGCATTCTTTATTATAGCTTGCTGACTTCTTCAAAAATGCAAGCAACACTAGGCAAAAAACTCATGGGCATCATCGTTGTCAATCAGTATGGCGAGCGAATTTCATTTTGGCGCAGCTTTGGCCGTTTCTTCGCTTACATACCATCAGGAATTTTGTATATCGGTTACATTATGGCGGCTTTTCCCTCTAAACTGGCATTACACGATTATATTTGCGGGACAAAGGTTGTCTATAAAAATAAAAATCTTGATTGA
- a CDS encoding PQQ-binding-like beta-propeller repeat protein, which translates to MVKSFRMKALIAGVAVAAAVSAGAVSDVPAAKVLQPTAAYAAETVFSQNNGASGFLTGRYDVQAMAPAMFNWSRESRFAGNTDGTLKWQNDIRTTPQNGAGAVVDGDGTVYLHSRDGEMKAFNPDGSVKWVTGNLGKTYTQSPVLGTNGVIYLASYDKKIYFIDKETGEILTTVPLSGGPSSETVIGSDGTLYFSTLDNYVHAIKPTSKSTWTERWKLKTNGVVSSVPVLASNGTVYVGTYNDVFYAINSGTGQVKWSRTTSNAFKGYPVIDKDGNVYAGNQDGQLYAYTSTGSLKWKFPLNGFASSSPAIDHNGNIYIGSGSGELFSISKNGDMNWSFYTEGPVRTAPLIDAKGTVYFGSDDMKVYAADANGNELWSYQTDSNVVSSPQLAEDGTLYIGSYTKLMAFGK; encoded by the coding sequence ATGGTTAAGTCATTTCGTATGAAAGCTCTGATTGCGGGAGTTGCGGTGGCGGCTGCTGTTTCGGCCGGCGCTGTTTCTGATGTGCCCGCTGCCAAAGTGCTTCAGCCGACAGCTGCTTACGCGGCGGAAACGGTGTTTTCTCAAAATAATGGAGCATCAGGCTTTTTAACAGGAAGGTATGATGTACAAGCGATGGCGCCTGCCATGTTTAACTGGTCACGCGAGAGCCGATTCGCTGGCAATACAGACGGGACGCTGAAATGGCAAAACGATATCAGAACGACTCCGCAAAATGGTGCGGGGGCTGTAGTTGATGGAGACGGCACGGTATATCTTCATTCCAGAGACGGGGAAATGAAAGCCTTTAATCCGGACGGCTCAGTCAAATGGGTGACAGGCAATCTTGGAAAAACATATACGCAATCTCCTGTACTTGGGACCAACGGCGTTATCTACCTGGCATCCTATGATAAAAAGATTTATTTTATCGACAAAGAAACGGGAGAAATTTTAACAACGGTTCCGTTAAGCGGGGGGCCAAGCTCTGAAACGGTGATCGGTTCGGACGGTACGCTGTACTTCTCAACACTTGATAATTATGTTCACGCGATCAAACCGACGTCCAAATCAACTTGGACAGAGCGCTGGAAGTTGAAAACAAATGGTGTCGTCAGCTCTGTGCCGGTGCTTGCCTCAAACGGCACCGTGTATGTCGGCACATATAATGACGTGTTTTATGCGATTAACTCCGGAACCGGACAGGTGAAATGGTCCAGAACGACGTCAAATGCGTTTAAAGGATATCCGGTGATTGATAAGGATGGCAACGTTTATGCCGGTAACCAAGACGGACAGCTGTATGCCTATACGTCAACAGGCAGCTTGAAATGGAAATTCCCGCTCAACGGGTTCGCCAGTTCATCGCCTGCGATCGACCATAATGGCAATATCTACATCGGTTCAGGAAGCGGCGAGCTCTTTTCCATCAGCAAAAACGGGGATATGAACTGGTCATTCTACACAGAAGGCCCTGTCAGAACGGCGCCGCTAATTGACGCGAAGGGAACGGTTTATTTCGGTTCTGATGATATGAAGGTCTATGCGGCGGACGCAAACGGCAATGAATTATGGAGCTATCAAACCGACAGCAACGTCGTGTCTTCTCCTCAGCTTGCTGAGGATGGAACTCTTTATATTGGAAGCTATACGAAGCTGATGGCTTTTGGGAAATAG
- a CDS encoding DUF5391 family protein produces the protein MSRKNSVAIMTAISAFLFCAIIAAASLSPLSGTGGAANQFNSVGMWSAIGMILVLYFIPFIIYMLGVDAMRYVMAVLCGFGLLIHLSSAGFIVMFSFFSDHLLSEVIFVIAVSLAAAAVNIIWFVAAFRSVSEKTPANSLT, from the coding sequence ATGTCTAGAAAAAACAGCGTGGCGATCATGACAGCCATTTCTGCTTTTCTTTTCTGCGCCATAATTGCCGCTGCTTCACTTTCGCCGCTGTCCGGAACGGGAGGGGCGGCCAATCAGTTTAATTCAGTTGGCATGTGGTCAGCTATCGGTATGATTCTTGTATTGTATTTTATTCCTTTTATCATTTATATGCTCGGAGTAGATGCGATGAGGTATGTCATGGCGGTGCTGTGCGGTTTTGGGCTGCTGATTCACTTGTCTTCGGCTGGGTTTATCGTGATGTTTAGTTTCTTCAGTGACCATCTGCTTTCTGAGGTGATCTTTGTGATTGCGGTTAGTCTCGCTGCGGCTGCTGTCAATATCATTTGGTTTGTGGCTGCGTTTCGTTCAGTTTCTGAAAAAACGCCCGCGAACAGCCTGACATAG
- a CDS encoding RDD family protein yields MEKPAGFWIRFLAYFIDGIIVSVPSYIILFMINTVFVAGSVAANPYMTEEEYLVKYMTLAFLPTMLIMIVISVLYYGLLTASKMQGTLGKKILGLKVVNEQGERVSVGQGIGRYFAYILSGIILYIGFIMIAFGEKKGLHDIICKTRVVYK; encoded by the coding sequence ATGGAAAAACCAGCAGGATTTTGGATTCGTTTTTTAGCTTATTTTATTGATGGCATTATTGTATCTGTTCCTAGTTATATTATTCTATTTATGATCAATACTGTGTTTGTAGCTGGATCTGTGGCAGCAAACCCTTACATGACGGAAGAAGAGTATTTAGTGAAATACATGACGCTGGCATTTTTGCCTACCATGCTGATCATGATCGTCATCAGTGTGTTATATTACGGTCTGCTCACAGCTTCTAAAATGCAGGGCACACTCGGCAAAAAAATTCTTGGCCTGAAAGTGGTCAATGAACAAGGCGAACGGGTTTCTGTCGGACAGGGAATCGGCCGTTACTTCGCATACATTTTATCTGGAATCATCTTATATATCGGTTTTATCATGATCGCCTTTGGAGAGAAAAAGGGCCTGCATGACATCATTTGCAAAACACGTGTCGTGTATAAATAA
- a CDS encoding DUF418 domain-containing protein yields the protein MASLQPTLANERIGVLDVLRGMSIFGILFVNLAHFSYPDMYLSMLGKENFFTEKWSEADFAAADILTFFIQTKCILLFSFLFGFGMVVMMERAVSKGKRFVPLYARRLAALLLFGTVHAFLIWDGDILTEYALLGFVLLLFRKAKPKTLLIWAVSLYLLFSLPFMLTGFDQSNGQEWAQAVTQQAKQALHVYESGSLKDIAEQRIHDRLVYMSSNGMLTYNPINFFFASIPYFSMFLLGAAAAKSRYLHEPGKHRKGLKRVWLTGLVIGISAQVLYSVTDKEVFLLIGAPFLMFFYVTTVVYLYHKTRVRTVLQSFSAVGKMAFTNYLMQSIVCTWIFYHFGLGLYGKVYPAAGVLITIAVCAIQMVCSHLWLRVFRMGPFEWLWRSATYLSWQPIVKKTKV from the coding sequence GTGGCTTCATTACAGCCGACTTTGGCAAATGAGCGGATCGGCGTGCTTGATGTGCTAAGAGGAATGTCGATTTTCGGCATCTTATTTGTCAATCTGGCACATTTCAGTTATCCGGATATGTACTTGTCTATGCTTGGAAAAGAGAACTTTTTTACAGAAAAGTGGTCTGAAGCAGACTTTGCAGCAGCAGACATACTGACATTCTTCATCCAAACAAAATGTATTTTGTTATTTTCCTTTTTATTTGGATTTGGCATGGTTGTCATGATGGAGAGAGCCGTAAGCAAAGGGAAGCGGTTTGTCCCGCTGTATGCGAGAAGGTTAGCGGCGCTTCTCTTATTTGGAACGGTTCATGCCTTTTTGATTTGGGACGGGGATATTTTAACCGAATACGCCCTGCTCGGCTTTGTCCTGCTCTTATTTCGAAAAGCAAAGCCGAAAACACTGCTGATATGGGCGGTCTCTTTGTATCTCCTGTTTTCGCTTCCGTTCATGTTGACCGGGTTTGATCAATCAAACGGACAGGAATGGGCACAAGCGGTAACTCAGCAAGCAAAGCAAGCGCTCCATGTTTATGAAAGCGGCAGCTTGAAGGACATTGCGGAACAGCGGATCCACGATCGGCTTGTCTACATGTCTTCGAATGGAATGCTTACGTATAACCCGATCAACTTCTTCTTTGCATCCATTCCTTATTTCAGCATGTTTTTGCTGGGAGCTGCTGCGGCGAAGTCACGATATCTGCACGAACCCGGAAAGCATCGCAAAGGATTGAAACGAGTGTGGCTGACTGGACTAGTCATCGGCATCAGCGCCCAAGTGCTGTACAGTGTAACGGATAAGGAAGTATTCTTACTGATTGGCGCGCCTTTCCTTATGTTTTTCTATGTCACAACGGTTGTCTATCTTTATCATAAAACAAGAGTGAGAACAGTGCTGCAATCCTTCTCTGCTGTTGGGAAGATGGCATTTACCAATTATCTGATGCAGTCGATCGTGTGTACGTGGATTTTCTATCATTTCGGATTGGGGTTGTACGGGAAAGTGTACCCTGCCGCCGGCGTGCTCATCACGATTGCGGTTTGTGCCATTCAAATGGTCTGCAGCCACCTTTGGCTTCGGGTATTCCGGATGGGTCCGTTTGAGTGGCTATGGAGAAGCGCTACGTATCTGTCATGGCAGCCTATTGTAAAGAAAACAAAAGTCTAA
- a CDS encoding quercetin 2,3-dioxygenase, translated as MKTLCENSLPKEKMPYLLRSGEGERYLFGRQVATVMANANSTGDLFEIVMLSGGKGDAFPLHVHKDTHEGILVLDGKLELTLDGERYLLVSGDYANIPAGTPHSYRMQSHRTRLVSYTMKGNVAHMYSVIGNPYDHAEHPPHAIEEVSNERFAEAAAVADIAFLNDEKPAGAATLAALTELPDRAVPYVLESGEGDRLLTGDQLHRIVAAQKNTDGQFIVVSSEGPKGDRIVDHYHEHHTETFYCLEGQMTMWADGQEIQLNPGDFLHVPAHTVHSYRLDSHYTKMVGVLVPGLFEPFFRTLGEPYEGHIFPSEPQALRFDRVLQNIEALDLKVMKP; from the coding sequence ATGAAAACATTATGTGAAAACTCATTACCTAAAGAAAAAATGCCTTATTTGCTCCGCAGCGGAGAAGGTGAGCGCTATTTGTTCGGCAGACAGGTTGCCACGGTAATGGCGAATGCGAATAGCACCGGTGATTTGTTTGAGATCGTGATGCTTTCCGGGGGAAAAGGAGATGCCTTTCCGCTTCACGTCCACAAGGACACACATGAAGGGATTCTCGTTTTGGACGGGAAGCTTGAGCTGACACTTGACGGAGAACGCTATTTATTAGTATCAGGCGATTATGCGAACATTCCGGCCGGAACACCGCACAGCTACCGGATGCAGAGCCACAGAACACGACTGGTGTCGTATACGATGAAGGGAAATGTGGCGCATATGTATTCCGTTATTGGGAATCCATATGATCATGCTGAACATCCGCCGCACGCAATCGAAGAAGTGTCAAACGAGCGATTTGCAGAAGCGGCCGCTGTGGCGGATATTGCCTTTCTGAATGATGAAAAGCCAGCAGGTGCGGCAACATTAGCGGCACTTACAGAGCTTCCGGATAGAGCCGTTCCATACGTGCTTGAGTCTGGGGAAGGCGACCGTCTGTTGACGGGGGATCAGCTTCACCGCATTGTGGCTGCACAAAAAAATACAGACGGCCAATTTATCGTCGTATCATCGGAAGGCCCTAAAGGTGATCGGATCGTTGATCACTACCACGAACACCATACAGAAACATTTTATTGCCTTGAAGGGCAGATGACGATGTGGGCGGATGGCCAGGAAATTCAACTGAACCCGGGAGATTTTCTGCATGTCCCTGCGCACACTGTTCACTCCTATCGTCTGGATTCTCATTATACAAAGATGGTGGGCGTACTGGTTCCAGGCTTATTTGAACCGTTTTTCCGGACGTTAGGTGAGCCGTATGAAGGCCACATCTTCCCAAGTGAGCCTCAGGCTCTGCGATTTGATCGCGTCCTGCAGAATATCGAAGCATTAGATTTAAAGGTAATGAAACCTTAA
- the yxaF gene encoding transcriptional regulator YxaF, whose translation MTSRGDSREKILHTASRLFQLQGYHATGLNQIVKESGAPKGSLYHFFPNGKEELAIEAVTYTGKLIEHLIQQSMDESSDPTEAIQHFIKKTASQFDNTESIQGIPVGLLASETALISEPLRTVCMKVFKSWEAVFAKKLMENGFAEEEANQLGMLINSMIEGGIMLSLTNKDKTPLLLIAEQIPVLVRKKG comes from the coding sequence ATGACTAGCAGAGGAGATTCACGTGAAAAAATCCTTCACACGGCGTCACGTCTGTTCCAGCTGCAAGGATATCACGCGACAGGTTTGAACCAGATTGTGAAAGAAAGCGGTGCTCCTAAGGGATCGCTTTATCACTTTTTTCCGAATGGCAAAGAAGAATTAGCAATTGAAGCGGTTACATATACAGGAAAATTGATTGAACATCTGATACAGCAAAGCATGGATGAATCCTCTGATCCAACAGAAGCGATTCAGCATTTTATCAAAAAAACAGCCAGCCAGTTTGACAATACAGAAAGCATTCAAGGCATTCCAGTCGGTTTGCTGGCGAGTGAGACAGCGTTAATCAGTGAACCGCTGCGGACGGTTTGCATGAAGGTGTTTAAAAGCTGGGAAGCGGTTTTTGCGAAAAAATTAATGGAAAACGGATTTGCAGAAGAAGAAGCAAATCAGCTTGGCATGCTGATCAATTCGATGATTGAGGGCGGTATCATGCTTTCGTTAACGAATAAAGACAAAACGCCCCTTCTTCTCATTGCCGAGCAAATTCCAGTGCTGGTGAGAAAAAAAGGGTAG
- a CDS encoding SDR family oxidoreductase, whose protein sequence is MANDDAVTNTEQLEQQNPGMKTKLKLKQLKDQVIVITGASSGIGLVTARMAAEKGAKVVAAARNGDALKELADELKEKGHDAIWVKADTGKEEDVNRIAETAISTFGRFDTWVNNAAVSIFGHAMDVTVDDMKRMFDTNFWGPVYGTRAAVKHYTSRGVPGALINVGSLFGDRGTVIQSAYASAKFALHGWTESIRMELEKEQAPVSVTLIHPGRIDTPYNEHARSYLDKQPAHYRSMIYPPEAVAEAILFAAEHPKRDMYIGSQAKAIALLGALFPRLTDRLMEKIMYRSQHAKRPSNPREENALYEAGYGMHDRGTNKGWIRSRSDYTKAAKRPIVSAAVVAGLVAWAAVKRSR, encoded by the coding sequence ATGGCAAACGATGATGCAGTCACAAATACAGAACAGCTTGAACAACAGAACCCGGGCATGAAAACGAAGCTCAAACTGAAACAACTTAAGGATCAAGTGATTGTCATTACCGGCGCTTCAAGCGGAATCGGTCTTGTCACTGCGAGAATGGCAGCTGAAAAAGGGGCAAAGGTCGTGGCAGCAGCACGAAATGGAGACGCGCTGAAGGAGCTCGCTGATGAACTAAAGGAAAAAGGGCACGACGCCATATGGGTGAAAGCGGATACCGGAAAAGAAGAAGACGTCAACCGCATCGCAGAAACCGCGATCAGCACATTCGGCCGCTTTGACACATGGGTCAACAATGCCGCCGTCTCGATTTTCGGACACGCCATGGATGTCACCGTCGACGACATGAAGCGAATGTTCGACACAAACTTCTGGGGACCTGTCTACGGAACAAGAGCAGCCGTCAAACACTACACCAGCAGAGGCGTGCCGGGTGCTCTCATCAATGTAGGAAGCCTGTTCGGCGACAGGGGAACGGTCATTCAATCCGCATATGCGTCAGCCAAATTTGCGCTTCACGGATGGACGGAAAGCATCCGAATGGAGCTCGAAAAAGAACAGGCACCCGTCTCGGTTACGCTCATCCATCCGGGCAGAATTGACACGCCTTACAACGAACACGCGCGCAGCTACCTCGACAAACAGCCGGCTCATTACCGCTCCATGATCTACCCGCCGGAAGCGGTCGCCGAAGCCATCCTGTTTGCCGCCGAACACCCGAAGCGCGACATGTATATCGGGTCACAGGCAAAAGCTATCGCCTTGCTGGGCGCTCTTTTTCCCCGGCTGACCGACAGACTGATGGAAAAAATCATGTACCGCAGCCAGCATGCCAAAAGACCGTCCAACCCGCGGGAAGAAAACGCGCTGTATGAAGCGGGGTATGGCATGCATGACAGGGGCACAAATAAAGGATGGATTCGGTCAAGAAGCGATTACACGAAAGCTGCGAAACGCCCGATTGTATCGGCGGCTGTTGTTGCCGGACTGGTGGCTTGGGCCGCCGTCAAACGAAGCAGATAA
- a CDS encoding MarR family winged helix-turn-helix transcriptional regulator: MEKQNSVERIEYELTTFIRRAVYLDQSEKRTGNLERASYLLLRQLDEFGPARVKELADSFKLDISTLSRQAAALEAKELIYRFSDPSDGRVSLFTITKLGKQTLKADKQKRLERYEQMLKEWSAKEKEMFGELLQRMNKAFID; this comes from the coding sequence GTGGAAAAACAGAATTCAGTTGAACGAATTGAATATGAGCTGACGACTTTTATCAGGAGAGCTGTTTATCTAGATCAATCAGAGAAAAGAACAGGGAATTTGGAGAGAGCTTCGTACTTATTGCTGAGGCAATTGGATGAGTTTGGGCCTGCCCGCGTAAAGGAATTGGCCGATTCCTTTAAACTTGATATCTCTACGCTTTCAAGACAAGCGGCTGCATTAGAGGCGAAGGAGCTCATCTATCGTTTCTCAGACCCTTCCGATGGCAGAGTCAGCCTGTTTACCATTACAAAGCTCGGCAAACAAACATTAAAAGCGGATAAGCAAAAGCGCCTTGAACGTTATGAACAGATGCTGAAAGAGTGGTCAGCAAAGGAAAAAGAGATGTTCGGCGAGCTTTTGCAGCGTATGAATAAGGCCTTTATCGATTAA
- a CDS encoding CidA/LrgA family holin-like protein — translation MKAIRIIVQVLILYVFFMIGDAIQHLLHLPVSGSIVGLVLLLICLGLRIVPVSIIEDGAGFLLSFLPLLFIPAMTGVMKYPSLISFNGLMLLITVVLSTIVTISAAGFASQLLEKKAKKRKEKEKCSKHVSQSL, via the coding sequence GTGAAAGCCATACGAATTATTGTGCAAGTGCTGATATTATATGTATTTTTTATGATCGGAGATGCCATTCAGCATCTGCTTCATTTACCGGTGTCAGGAAGCATCGTCGGACTGGTATTGCTTCTGATCTGTTTAGGTCTCCGTATTGTTCCTGTTTCCATTATTGAAGACGGAGCAGGATTTTTATTGTCCTTTCTTCCATTATTGTTCATCCCGGCCATGACAGGAGTGATGAAATACCCGTCGCTCATTTCATTCAATGGTTTGATGCTGCTGATTACAGTCGTTCTGAGCACCATCGTCACGATCAGTGCGGCTGGATTCGCCAGCCAGCTATTAGAGAAAAAAGCAAAAAAGCGTAAGGAGAAAGAGAAATGCAGCAAGCATGTATCGCAATCATTATAA
- a CDS encoding LrgB family protein, with translation MQQACIAIIIILLTVAAYVAMVKLYKRFPLPFLIPVLTTTILIVTVLVLFHVSYEGYMIGGKWINSLLGPAVVALAYPLYKQWHIIVKHCVPIIGGVLVGLCMGMISGLIFAEAFGINHDLLLSILPKSITTPVAIQIAAGLGGVPSMTVVFVMIAGFSGVILGPLVLKWLRIRSSLGQGIALGSASHALGTSKAFEYGELAVSMSSVSMTLCAVLGSFFGPIVVWLFHI, from the coding sequence ATGCAGCAAGCATGTATCGCAATCATTATAATTCTTTTAACAGTTGCCGCTTATGTAGCGATGGTCAAACTTTATAAGCGATTCCCGCTTCCATTCCTTATCCCTGTTCTGACAACGACCATATTGATTGTCACGGTTTTGGTTCTCTTTCATGTTTCGTATGAGGGCTATATGATCGGGGGAAAATGGATAAATTCTTTGCTTGGGCCGGCAGTTGTGGCACTGGCCTATCCGCTTTATAAACAATGGCATATCATTGTCAAACATTGCGTTCCCATTATAGGCGGCGTACTGGTTGGCCTTTGCATGGGAATGATCAGCGGGCTGATCTTCGCGGAAGCATTCGGGATTAATCATGATCTCTTATTATCCATTCTGCCGAAATCGATCACAACCCCTGTCGCTATTCAAATCGCCGCCGGTCTCGGAGGTGTTCCTTCCATGACAGTCGTATTCGTGATGATCGCGGGCTTTTCAGGCGTCATCCTAGGGCCGCTTGTCCTAAAATGGCTTCGCATACGCAGCTCACTTGGCCAAGGCATCGCATTAGGCAGCGCGTCCCATGCACTGGGCACCTCAAAAGCATTCGAATACGGGGAACTGGCCGTATCCATGAGTTCCGTCTCAATGACGCTTTGTGCGGTGCTTGGCTCATTCTTTGGCCCAATCGTCGTCTGGCTGTTTCATATTTAA